The Salvelinus alpinus chromosome 28, SLU_Salpinus.1, whole genome shotgun sequence genome includes a window with the following:
- the LOC139557688 gene encoding KAT8 regulatory NSL complex subunit 2-like, producing the protein MTRHCCLDSNQVLFNMCPGLKDVPCDRPVHMGQSEEPRCPLHLCLPPPMYQPEQETALAPEQLDAVLPRDMYLSAAALQPTESLPLEFSDDTPLHPGPMSILTCHTALALEDQAIRSIAEAPKDFLTGAELDASGHDDSSDMELCEREMESIEDQVRCHV; encoded by the exons ATGACACGACACTGCTGTCTC GACAGTAACCAGGTACTGTTTAACATGTGTCCGGGGCTAAAGGATGTTCCGTGTGATAGGCCGGTCCACATGGGCCAGTCTGAGGAACCTCGCTGCCCCCTGCATCTCTGCTTGCCGCCCCCCATGTACCAGCCTGAACAGGAGACAGCCCTGGCCCCAGAGCAGCTAGATGCAgtactacccagagacatgtacCTGAGTGCTGCAGCGTTACAGCCCACAGAGAGCCTGCCGCTAGAGTTCAGCGAC GACACCCCACTACATCCAGGACCTATGTCCATTCTGACATGTCACACAGCCTTGGCCCTGGAGGACCAGGCTATCAGGTCCATTGCTGAGGCCCCAAAGGACTTCCTGACCGGGGCTGAGTTGGACGCCTCAGGACACGACGACTCGTCTGACATGGAgctctgtgagagagagatggagtctaTAGAGGACCAGGTGAGATGTCATGTTTAA